The proteins below come from a single Saccharopolyspora sp. SCSIO 74807 genomic window:
- a CDS encoding HAD family hydrolase, giving the protein MSDPASKPQLAALDVDGTLLDPETQTISPAVRDAVRRIADSGVHVVLATGRSMLGTVPVLRELELHSGVALCSNGAVTLDAATGDALAVETFDPAPVHARLAAALPGAIFAAEQIGTGSLVTSPFREYQLHGPQRLADLDELVAEPVPRMIAQWEGQRPEEVAAALVGVELPNCTITVDHYEPWVTAVPAGVTKGAALEKLRTELGLAVEDTFAAGDGSNDIQMLRWAAHSVAMGQAPVEVRTAATEVTAPVAEDGLVSALARWFR; this is encoded by the coding sequence GTGTCCGACCCCGCATCGAAACCGCAGCTCGCCGCGCTGGACGTGGACGGAACGCTGCTCGACCCCGAAACCCAGACCATCTCCCCCGCGGTCCGCGACGCGGTGCGCCGCATCGCGGACTCCGGTGTGCACGTGGTGCTCGCCACCGGTCGCAGCATGCTCGGCACCGTGCCGGTGCTGCGCGAACTCGAGCTGCACTCCGGTGTGGCGCTGTGCTCGAACGGGGCGGTCACGCTGGACGCGGCCACCGGTGACGCGCTGGCGGTGGAGACCTTCGACCCCGCACCGGTGCACGCGAGGCTCGCCGCGGCGTTGCCCGGAGCGATCTTCGCCGCCGAGCAGATCGGCACCGGCAGCCTGGTGACCAGCCCGTTCCGCGAATACCAGCTGCACGGGCCGCAACGGCTCGCCGACCTCGACGAACTGGTCGCCGAGCCGGTGCCGCGGATGATCGCGCAGTGGGAGGGCCAGCGGCCCGAGGAGGTGGCCGCGGCCCTGGTCGGCGTCGAACTGCCCAACTGCACGATCACCGTCGACCACTACGAGCCGTGGGTGACCGCGGTGCCCGCCGGCGTAACCAAGGGCGCCGCGCTGGAGAAGCTGCGCACCGAACTCGGACTCGCCGTCGAGGACACCTTCGCGGCGGGCGACGGCAGCAACGACATCCAGATGCTGCGCTGGGCAGCGCACAGCGTCGCCATGGGGCAGGCCCCGGTGGAGGTGCGCACCGCCGCGACCGAGGTGACCGCGCCGGTCGCCGAAGACGGACTGGTGTCCGCGCTCGCCCGGTGGTTCCGGTGA
- a CDS encoding ATP-binding cassette domain-containing protein has product MIEAVGLTKRYGATVAVNDLSFTAQSGKVTGFLGPNGAGKSTTMRMILGLDRPSAGQARVAGRPYEQLKEPLRTVGALLDARAVHPNRSARAHLRWLAKSNNLPAGRVDEVLGMVGLHDVADKRAGGFSLGMSQRLGIATAMLGDPQVVLFDEPVNGLDPEGIHWVRRFMRQLAEQGRTVFVSSHLMSEMSQTADRLVVVGRGELIAECDTDEFVAGSGVASLKVRSPQAAKLRQVLGARGLPVGDPDPQNPDTLLLGDVPSAQVGEIAAAEGVVLHELSPQRGSLEEAFMRITGQAVEYRTESGGALATAGKSA; this is encoded by the coding sequence ATGATCGAGGCGGTCGGCCTCACCAAACGCTACGGAGCGACGGTCGCGGTCAACGACCTGTCGTTCACCGCCCAATCGGGCAAGGTCACCGGTTTCCTGGGGCCGAACGGAGCGGGCAAGTCCACCACGATGCGGATGATCCTCGGGCTGGACCGTCCCAGCGCAGGCCAGGCCCGCGTGGCAGGCCGGCCGTACGAGCAGCTCAAGGAGCCGCTGCGCACGGTCGGCGCGCTGCTGGACGCCAGGGCGGTGCACCCGAACCGGTCCGCGCGCGCCCACCTGCGCTGGCTGGCCAAGTCCAACAACCTTCCGGCCGGCCGGGTCGACGAAGTCCTCGGCATGGTCGGGCTGCACGACGTGGCCGACAAGCGCGCGGGCGGGTTCTCGCTGGGCATGTCGCAACGACTCGGGATCGCCACCGCGATGCTCGGGGATCCGCAGGTGGTGCTGTTCGACGAGCCGGTGAACGGCCTCGACCCGGAGGGCATCCACTGGGTCCGCCGGTTCATGCGGCAACTCGCCGAACAGGGCCGCACCGTGTTCGTCTCCAGCCACCTGATGTCCGAGATGTCGCAGACGGCTGATCGGCTGGTGGTCGTCGGCCGCGGCGAGCTGATCGCGGAATGCGACACCGACGAGTTCGTCGCCGGTTCCGGGGTCGCATCGCTGAAGGTCCGCTCGCCGCAAGCCGCCAAGCTGCGGCAGGTGCTGGGCGCGCGCGGGCTGCCGGTGGGCGACCCCGACCCGCAGAACCCCGACACGCTCCTGCTGGGCGACGTGCCCAGCGCCCAGGTCGGCGAGATCGCCGCCGCCGAAGGCGTGGTGCTGCACGAGTTGTCGCCCCAGCGCGGTTCGCTGGAAGAGGCGTTCATGCGGATCACCGGCCAAGCCGTGGAATACCGGACCGAATCGGGCGGCGCGCTGGCGACCGCCGGGAAGAGTGCCTGA
- a CDS encoding universal stress protein gives MELDGGVAVGLDGSASSVRALDVAAREAELRGATLHVVRAWSIRTARRPAHCPPGAVPSMDEYQQAVTEATQELVNGKLGASPAFAVELHVVHSPSPQALLSASRGADVLVVGHRGRGGFAGLLLGSVAEQCVRHAACPVLVVRPAV, from the coding sequence GTGGAACTCGACGGCGGAGTAGCCGTCGGCTTGGACGGGTCGGCTTCCTCGGTGCGAGCGTTGGACGTCGCCGCGCGCGAAGCCGAACTGCGCGGCGCGACCTTGCACGTCGTGCGGGCCTGGAGCATTCGGACCGCGCGCCGTCCGGCGCACTGCCCGCCGGGCGCCGTGCCGAGCATGGACGAGTACCAGCAGGCGGTCACCGAAGCGACCCAGGAGCTGGTGAACGGCAAGCTGGGCGCCTCGCCCGCGTTCGCGGTGGAGCTGCACGTGGTGCATTCGCCGTCGCCGCAAGCGCTGCTGTCGGCCTCGCGCGGTGCCGACGTGCTCGTGGTCGGGCACCGCGGCCGCGGCGGGTTCGCGGGGCTGCTGCTCGGCTCCGTGGCCGAGCAGTGCGTCCGGCACGCGGCGTGCCCGGTGCTGGTGGTCCGGCCTGCGGTGTGA
- the trmB gene encoding tRNA (guanosine(46)-N7)-methyltransferase TrmB has translation MTAGQQRAWDRQWADLGADVGELPAGGLDTEAWFGRSAPLVLEIGSGMGETTARLAAADPAVDHLAVEVYKPGLAQLLLRAESLELANLRLLRGDAVVLLREHLAPSALAGVRIFFPDPWPKKRHHKRRLVQPGVVELIASRLAPGGYLHLATDWDHYAEQMREVCDAEPALRNRYADAAGGWAPRPSWRPVTKFENRAHDEGRVIHDLIYERVP, from the coding sequence ATGACCGCGGGCCAGCAACGCGCCTGGGACCGGCAGTGGGCGGACCTGGGCGCCGATGTCGGTGAGCTGCCCGCGGGAGGGCTGGACACCGAAGCGTGGTTCGGCCGATCGGCTCCGCTGGTGCTGGAGATCGGCTCCGGGATGGGCGAGACGACCGCGCGACTGGCCGCGGCCGACCCGGCGGTCGACCACCTCGCCGTCGAGGTCTACAAGCCCGGTCTTGCACAGCTGCTGCTGCGCGCCGAGTCGCTGGAACTCGCGAACCTGCGGTTGCTGCGCGGCGACGCGGTCGTGCTGCTGCGCGAGCACCTCGCCCCGTCCGCCCTGGCGGGGGTGCGGATCTTCTTCCCGGACCCGTGGCCGAAGAAGCGCCACCACAAGCGGCGGCTGGTGCAGCCCGGCGTCGTCGAGCTGATCGCGTCCCGGCTGGCCCCGGGCGGCTACCTGCACCTGGCCACGGACTGGGACCACTACGCCGAGCAGATGCGCGAGGTCTGCGACGCCGAACCGGCGCTGCGCAACCGGTACGCCGACGCGGCGGGCGGCTGGGCGCCCCGGCCTTCGTGGCGTCCGGTCACGAAGTTCGAGAACCGCGCGCACGACGAGGGCCGCGTGATCCACGACCTGATCTACGAGCGGGTTCCGTAA
- a CDS encoding histidine kinase — MSSSPTTQPWRRRLRRVVLGPWLPATVLTILCCIDSVLSALHSTADLVLVPGLALFALLAVRGRAYPALCGAAAAGVLVLSSLVVNVTGAVPYLQPFGPILPTENIGGVLLVLYVHRRLPAAKAAPVTGLLASAFLISLHLRPYEAAWSESQLVAFGVLECVLAVGTGSYLRGQSLRLNSTPLVQLLRRQWPMMAGLSVLLFVEFGNGGIGSAGRLPMLLGAVVLAALAVIAPLRPVESALLGASALAFMGVADRLVGGSLSRTALLDPLPLPLTAVVAAMLLVAFATRYPDVRKACWAVGALVVAALFAVLFAVRGQELSTIAQLLALGALLLALSVGAGMYFRARDGERNRTVHVAVEQAQQTERLALARELHDIVAHHVTGIVVQAQAAQMVAGKQPEAAADALDKIANSGTEALVAMRRLVASMRGAEPAGSSPAEHASTDLHADLSALVEKAGPEVALTLELVNEVPQEVARSALRLVQESLTNAEKHGTDVTHVRVLVRSPHEHLHVRITDNGTGRSTAPVGGSGGYGLVGMRERIELLGGRFSAGPGERAGWRVEAWLPLAEQEAE; from the coding sequence GTGAGCTCCAGCCCGACGACTCAGCCGTGGCGGCGGCGCCTGCGCCGCGTGGTGCTCGGCCCGTGGCTGCCCGCGACCGTGCTGACGATCCTGTGCTGCATCGACAGCGTGCTTTCCGCGCTGCACTCCACTGCGGACCTGGTCCTGGTGCCGGGGCTGGCGCTGTTCGCGCTGCTCGCGGTGCGCGGCCGCGCGTATCCGGCGTTGTGCGGGGCGGCCGCGGCAGGCGTGCTGGTGCTGAGTTCGCTCGTGGTCAACGTGACCGGCGCCGTTCCCTACCTGCAGCCGTTCGGTCCGATCCTGCCGACCGAGAACATCGGCGGAGTGCTGCTGGTGCTGTACGTGCACCGGCGGTTGCCCGCGGCCAAAGCCGCGCCGGTGACCGGTCTGCTCGCGTCGGCCTTCCTGATCTCGCTGCACCTGCGGCCGTACGAGGCAGCTTGGAGCGAGTCGCAGCTGGTGGCCTTCGGGGTGCTGGAGTGCGTGCTCGCAGTCGGTACCGGTAGCTACCTGCGCGGCCAGAGCCTGCGGTTGAACTCGACTCCGCTGGTGCAGTTGCTGCGCCGCCAGTGGCCGATGATGGCGGGCCTGTCGGTGCTGCTGTTCGTGGAGTTCGGCAACGGCGGCATCGGCTCGGCCGGACGGCTGCCGATGCTGCTGGGCGCGGTGGTGCTGGCGGCGCTGGCGGTGATCGCCCCGTTGCGGCCGGTGGAGTCGGCGCTGCTGGGCGCGAGCGCGCTGGCGTTCATGGGCGTCGCCGATCGGCTGGTCGGCGGCTCGCTGAGCCGCACGGCGCTGCTGGATCCGCTGCCGCTGCCGCTGACCGCGGTGGTCGCGGCGATGCTGCTGGTGGCGTTCGCGACCCGCTACCCGGACGTGCGCAAAGCCTGCTGGGCAGTGGGCGCGCTGGTCGTCGCTGCGCTGTTCGCGGTGCTGTTCGCGGTGCGCGGGCAGGAGCTGTCGACGATCGCCCAGCTGCTCGCGCTCGGGGCGCTGCTGCTGGCGCTGTCGGTCGGCGCCGGGATGTACTTCCGGGCCAGGGACGGAGAAAGGAACCGAACGGTGCACGTCGCGGTGGAGCAGGCGCAGCAGACCGAGCGCTTGGCGCTTGCCAGGGAACTGCACGACATCGTCGCGCACCACGTCACCGGCATCGTCGTGCAGGCGCAGGCGGCGCAGATGGTGGCGGGCAAGCAACCGGAGGCGGCGGCCGACGCGCTGGACAAGATCGCCAACAGCGGAACCGAGGCGCTGGTCGCGATGCGCAGGCTGGTCGCGAGCATGCGCGGCGCGGAGCCCGCGGGAAGCAGCCCGGCCGAGCACGCCAGCACCGACCTGCACGCCGACCTCTCCGCACTGGTCGAGAAGGCCGGTCCGGAGGTCGCGCTGACCCTGGAGCTGGTCAACGAGGTGCCGCAGGAGGTCGCGCGCTCCGCGCTGCGGCTGGTGCAGGAATCGCTGACCAACGCCGAGAAGCACGGCACCGACGTCACGCACGTGCGCGTGCTGGTCCGCTCCCCGCACGAGCACCTGCACGTCCGGATCACCGACAACGGAACCGGGCGCAGCACCGCCCCGGTCGGCGGGTCGGGCGGCTACGGTCTCGTCGGGATGCGGGAGCGGATCGAGCTGCTCGGCGGCCGGTTCAGCGCCGGGCCCGGGGAACGCGCCGGCTGGCGCGTGGAGGCGTGGTTGCCGCTGGCCGAGCAGGAGGCCGAGTGA
- a CDS encoding response regulator transcription factor: MIRVLIADDQEMVRAGFRMILDSQEGIEVVADVANGVDAVQRARELRPDVCLMDIRMPGLDGLEATKQLTGPGVADPIKVVVVTTFDLDEYVATALSNGASGFLLKDAGPALLVEAINAAVRGDALVSPQITVRLLKHFEQPQQKPRRAVPQPHDELTERELDVVRAVARGLTNIEIGSELYMSLSTVKTHLAAAQSKISARNRVETASWAWRSGLMDD, from the coding sequence ATGATCCGGGTGTTGATCGCCGACGATCAGGAAATGGTGCGGGCGGGATTCCGGATGATCCTGGATTCGCAGGAGGGCATCGAGGTCGTCGCCGATGTGGCCAACGGCGTGGACGCGGTGCAGCGCGCCCGCGAGCTGCGCCCGGACGTGTGCCTGATGGACATCCGGATGCCCGGGCTGGACGGTCTGGAGGCGACCAAGCAGCTCACCGGCCCCGGCGTGGCCGACCCGATCAAGGTCGTGGTGGTCACCACGTTCGACCTCGACGAGTACGTGGCCACGGCGCTGTCCAACGGTGCCAGCGGTTTCCTGCTCAAGGACGCCGGGCCCGCGCTGCTGGTGGAAGCGATCAACGCGGCCGTGCGCGGGGACGCGTTGGTGTCGCCGCAGATCACGGTCCGGCTGCTGAAGCACTTCGAGCAGCCGCAGCAGAAACCGCGCCGCGCCGTGCCGCAGCCGCACGACGAGCTGACCGAGCGGGAGCTGGACGTGGTCCGCGCGGTCGCGCGCGGGCTCACCAACATCGAGATCGGCTCGGAGCTGTACATGTCGCTGTCCACGGTGAAGACCCACCTGGCCGCGGCCCAGTCCAAGATCTCCGCGCGCAACCGGGTGGAAACCGCGTCCTGGGCCTGGCGCAGCGGACTGATGGATGACTGA
- a CDS encoding amidohydrolase family protein, with translation MRDMPTALRLHAPVALPCDAACSVIRDAVLDVDEQGRVLFCGPRTDAPPRPADSDVRECGGILLPGLINAHAHSPMTLLRGMGGDLPLLRWLQEVIWPAEARLRPADIRAGMELGAVEMLRAGVTTSAEMYFSGESVVEAVLAVGSRLVLGPAVIAAPGLEGVGSWQRMVEDISRWIDADGLRFGPADRVELGYGAHSAYTLPPEALQTIGESAQQRGALVQTHVAEAADEDVEQRERFGSVPALLDKVGVLDGRVLAAHCVHMSDADLALFARRGTGIAHCPGSNAKLASGTARLVDMLAAGIPVGLGTDGPSSNDDLDLWEEVQLAGMLARLSRGDATALSARSALLAATRGGARALHRDDIGSLEPGNWADVVHLDVDNPAFATGLDTPDEQLLSNLVWAAGSRSVRDVWVAGAEVLHDREPTRVDRRAVQATARTAAQHLRAA, from the coding sequence ATGCGGGACATGCCCACAGCTCTGCGCCTGCACGCCCCGGTCGCGCTCCCGTGCGACGCGGCGTGCTCAGTGATCCGGGATGCCGTGCTCGACGTCGACGAGCAGGGCCGGGTCCTGTTCTGCGGGCCGCGCACCGACGCCCCGCCGCGGCCCGCGGACAGCGATGTGCGGGAGTGCGGCGGAATCCTGCTGCCAGGCCTGATCAACGCGCACGCGCACAGCCCGATGACGTTGTTGCGCGGGATGGGCGGCGATCTGCCGCTGCTGCGCTGGCTGCAGGAGGTGATCTGGCCCGCCGAGGCGCGGCTGCGGCCCGCGGACATCCGCGCGGGCATGGAGCTGGGTGCCGTGGAGATGCTGCGCGCCGGGGTCACCACCAGCGCGGAGATGTACTTCTCCGGGGAGTCGGTGGTCGAGGCGGTGCTCGCGGTCGGGTCGCGGCTGGTGCTCGGCCCCGCGGTGATCGCGGCACCGGGCCTGGAGGGCGTCGGGTCCTGGCAGCGCATGGTCGAGGACATCAGCCGGTGGATCGACGCGGACGGCCTGCGGTTCGGCCCGGCCGACCGGGTCGAGCTGGGCTACGGCGCGCACTCCGCCTACACGCTGCCGCCGGAGGCGTTGCAGACCATCGGCGAGTCGGCGCAGCAGCGCGGCGCGCTGGTGCAGACGCACGTCGCCGAAGCCGCCGACGAGGACGTGGAGCAGCGGGAGCGGTTCGGCTCGGTGCCCGCGCTGCTGGACAAGGTCGGCGTGCTGGACGGCCGGGTCCTCGCCGCGCACTGCGTGCACATGTCGGACGCGGACCTCGCGCTGTTCGCCCGCCGCGGCACCGGGATCGCGCACTGCCCCGGCTCGAACGCGAAGCTGGCTTCGGGAACCGCGCGGCTGGTCGACATGCTCGCCGCCGGCATCCCGGTCGGGCTGGGCACCGACGGGCCGTCCAGCAACGACGACCTGGACCTGTGGGAGGAAGTGCAGCTCGCGGGGATGCTCGCCCGGCTGTCCCGGGGTGACGCGACGGCGCTGAGCGCGCGCTCCGCGCTGCTGGCGGCCACCCGCGGCGGCGCCAGGGCGCTGCACCGCGACGACATCGGCTCGCTCGAACCCGGCAACTGGGCGGATGTCGTGCACCTCGACGTGGACAACCCCGCCTTCGCGACCGGGTTGGACACCCCGGACGAGCAGCTGCTGTCGAACCTGGTGTGGGCGGCCGGTTCGCGCAGCGTGCGCGACGTGTGGGTGGCCGGTGCGGAAGTGCTGCACGACCGCGAACCGACCCGCGTCGACCGCCGCGCCGTGCAGGCCACCGCGCGCACCGCCGCACAGCACCTGCGGGCGGCGTGA
- a CDS encoding FAD-binding oxidoreductase yields MAVRLRTLGTAEISGETTLSDEVLAELRTAFRGPLIGPDDDRYEKACVVQNGMFRRSPGLIVRCTGTADVVDAVRLAREHDLLIAVRGGGHSIAGHSIHDGALLIDLSGMRSVTVDPALRTVRVQGGATWGDVDREAQLFGLAVPGGIVSSTGVGGLTLGGGIGWLHRKYGLTCDNLRSAEVVTATGKVLRVDEDNHPELLWGLRGGGGNFGIVTAFEFDAHPVGPVVWNGTAIYPAANAERVLRFWRDWTTDLPDEITTRAVRWTTPTAPHLPPELHDQDVLIIGALHAGGTADGERALAPMRRFGTPLVDLSGPTPYRAVQSMLDPFFPKGELLSYWKSTYCRELDDAVLDLVLRSALERPHPRTMVHVPLLGGAAGRIPETATAFGDRSPQYMLSFDANWTDAADTDRAVRWVRDVLAEAGAQPSATGTYLNFSGEAVLDPGARMAAYGPNLERLGRLKATYDPENRFRLNNNIPPAS; encoded by the coding sequence ATGGCGGTACGGCTCAGGACCCTGGGCACCGCGGAGATCAGCGGTGAAACGACCCTGTCCGACGAGGTGCTCGCCGAGCTGCGCACCGCCTTCCGCGGCCCCCTGATCGGCCCCGATGACGACCGGTACGAGAAGGCGTGCGTGGTGCAGAACGGCATGTTCCGGCGCAGCCCCGGTTTGATCGTGCGCTGCACCGGCACCGCCGACGTCGTGGACGCGGTGCGGCTCGCCCGCGAGCACGACCTGCTGATCGCGGTGCGCGGCGGCGGGCACAGCATCGCCGGACACAGCATCCACGACGGGGCGCTGCTGATCGACCTGTCCGGGATGCGCTCGGTCACGGTGGACCCCGCGCTGCGCACGGTGCGGGTGCAGGGCGGCGCGACCTGGGGCGATGTGGACCGGGAGGCGCAGCTGTTCGGACTCGCGGTGCCCGGCGGCATCGTCTCCAGCACCGGTGTCGGCGGGCTCACGCTCGGCGGCGGCATCGGCTGGTTGCACCGCAAGTACGGGTTGACCTGCGACAACCTTCGGTCCGCCGAGGTCGTCACGGCCACCGGCAAAGTGCTGCGGGTCGACGAGGACAACCACCCCGAACTGCTTTGGGGGCTGCGCGGCGGTGGCGGCAACTTCGGCATCGTGACCGCTTTCGAGTTCGACGCGCACCCCGTCGGTCCGGTCGTGTGGAACGGCACCGCGATCTACCCGGCGGCCAACGCCGAACGGGTGCTGCGCTTCTGGCGGGACTGGACCACCGACCTGCCGGACGAGATCACCACGCGGGCGGTGCGCTGGACCACGCCCACCGCCCCGCACTTGCCGCCGGAGCTGCACGACCAGGACGTGCTGATCATCGGGGCGCTGCACGCCGGAGGCACCGCGGACGGCGAACGCGCGCTCGCACCGATGCGGCGGTTCGGGACCCCGCTGGTCGACCTCAGCGGGCCGACGCCGTACCGCGCGGTGCAGTCGATGCTCGACCCGTTCTTCCCGAAGGGCGAACTGCTCAGCTACTGGAAATCGACGTACTGCCGGGAGCTCGACGACGCCGTGCTCGACCTCGTGCTGCGCAGCGCACTGGAGCGGCCGCACCCGCGAACGATGGTGCACGTGCCGCTGCTGGGCGGCGCGGCCGGGCGGATCCCGGAAACCGCGACGGCGTTCGGCGACCGCAGCCCGCAGTACATGCTCAGCTTCGACGCGAACTGGACCGACGCGGCCGACACCGACCGCGCGGTGCGGTGGGTCCGGGACGTGCTCGCGGAGGCCGGAGCGCAGCCTTCGGCGACCGGGACTTACCTGAACTTCAGCGGGGAAGCGGTGCTCGACCCTGGTGCGCGGATGGCCGCCTACGGGCCGAACCTGGAGCGGCTGGGCCGGTTGAAAGCGACCTACGACCCGGAGAACCGTTTCCGGCTGAACAACAACATCCCACCGGCGAGCTGA
- a CDS encoding aromatic acid/H+ symport family MFS transporter, producing MARTPESRPNHRGTLVAVICLVTVVFDGYDLIVFGTTIPSLLAYEPWSLDAAQLGVIAGYAMIGMLLGTLLSGFATDLLGRRRLFLACATWFSLCMLGCALAPSSWVFALFRLLSGIGLGGILPTAIALTVEFAPPNRRNFFSAVMSSGFSAGSIVASLLGIAVLESHGFRPMFAFGVLPLVLIVPIAWRVLPESIDFLVAKGRLAEAREVAARYGKTVPEPVSAADDAGIGTLLKPPFRRVVAVFAAACLIGQLFIYGLGTWLPQIMRSAGYPLGSALQFLTAMSVGAIAGAAVMSWTADRIGPRRVAFTGFLIGVAALVVLSLNPPTAVLYVAVALAGVGANGTAVILNGFIATWFPAQVRASALGTIMTVARFGGILGPLLGGWIVAAQVPAQWNFYVFLLPVAVGAVFVLLLPRTRSSVSAPHNAVSTV from the coding sequence GTGGCGAGAACCCCGGAATCCCGGCCGAACCACCGCGGCACGCTGGTCGCGGTCATCTGCCTGGTCACCGTCGTCTTCGACGGCTACGACCTGATCGTCTTCGGCACCACCATCCCGAGCCTGCTGGCCTACGAACCGTGGTCGCTGGACGCCGCGCAGCTCGGCGTGATCGCCGGCTACGCGATGATCGGGATGCTGCTGGGCACGCTGCTGTCCGGGTTCGCCACCGACCTGCTGGGCCGCAGGAGGCTCTTCCTGGCCTGCGCCACCTGGTTCTCGCTGTGCATGCTGGGCTGCGCGCTGGCCCCGAGCAGCTGGGTGTTCGCGCTGTTCCGGCTGCTGTCCGGGATCGGACTCGGCGGGATCCTGCCGACCGCGATCGCGCTGACCGTGGAGTTCGCGCCGCCGAACCGGCGGAACTTCTTCAGCGCCGTCATGAGTTCCGGGTTCTCCGCGGGCTCGATCGTGGCTTCGCTGCTGGGAATCGCGGTGCTGGAAAGCCACGGGTTCCGGCCGATGTTCGCGTTCGGCGTGCTGCCGCTGGTGCTGATCGTGCCGATCGCCTGGCGCGTGCTGCCGGAGTCGATCGACTTCCTGGTGGCCAAGGGCAGGCTCGCCGAGGCGCGGGAAGTGGCCGCGCGGTACGGCAAAACCGTGCCCGAACCGGTCTCCGCAGCCGACGATGCCGGAATCGGCACGCTGCTCAAGCCGCCTTTCCGGCGCGTCGTCGCGGTTTTCGCCGCGGCCTGCCTGATCGGGCAGCTGTTCATCTACGGCCTCGGGACCTGGCTGCCGCAGATCATGCGCTCGGCAGGCTATCCGCTCGGGTCCGCGTTGCAGTTCCTCACCGCGATGAGCGTCGGCGCGATCGCCGGAGCAGCGGTGATGTCCTGGACGGCGGACCGGATCGGGCCGCGGCGGGTGGCGTTCACCGGCTTTCTGATCGGCGTCGCCGCGTTGGTGGTGCTGAGCCTGAACCCGCCGACCGCGGTGCTGTACGTGGCGGTCGCGCTGGCCGGCGTCGGCGCCAACGGCACCGCGGTGATCCTCAACGGTTTCATCGCGACGTGGTTCCCCGCGCAGGTACGCGCATCGGCGCTGGGCACGATCATGACCGTGGCCCGGTTCGGCGGCATCCTCGGCCCGCTGCTCGGCGGCTGGATCGTGGCCGCGCAGGTGCCCGCGCAGTGGAACTTCTACGTGTTCTTGCTCCCGGTGGCGGTCGGCGCGGTGTTCGTGCTGCTGCTTCCGCGCACCCGTTCGTCCGTGTCCGCACCGCACAACGCTGTGTCAACCGTATGA
- a CDS encoding nuclear transport factor 2 family protein, which translates to MTDSAQQQIQDVLNAYARACDTRDFDKLAQLVTDDVEIEREDGVHRGKEAFLRVYHQLLGDPEVWSKHLIVNVDVRVDGDSAEVASYFQAPMDKDGQGTIVFGEYADRFRRIDGRWWLSRKGIRIQRIFRADVLR; encoded by the coding sequence ATGACCGACTCCGCGCAGCAGCAGATCCAGGACGTGCTCAACGCCTATGCCCGCGCGTGCGACACGCGCGACTTCGACAAGCTCGCGCAGCTGGTCACCGACGACGTGGAGATCGAACGCGAGGACGGCGTGCACCGCGGCAAGGAGGCGTTCCTGCGCGTCTACCACCAACTCCTCGGCGACCCCGAGGTGTGGTCGAAACATCTGATCGTCAACGTGGACGTGCGGGTGGACGGCGACTCCGCCGAGGTCGCCTCGTACTTCCAGGCGCCGATGGACAAGGACGGGCAGGGCACCATCGTCTTCGGCGAGTACGCCGACAGGTTCCGGCGCATCGACGGGCGCTGGTGGTTGTCCCGCAAGGGGATCCGGATCCAGCGGATCTTCCGCGCCGACGTGCTCCGCTGA
- a CDS encoding SDR family NAD(P)-dependent oxidoreductase codes for MGAVVVTGAARGLGAAIGERFAREGYEVFGVDLDGDALRERVDGWPGTHVACCADITDEAAVGEVCERAAAGGLRAFVANAGHARAGASMDYPLEQWHKMLDVHLTGFFVGARQAAARMSGGGSIVVLSSINGQVGFPGRTAYGAAKAGVAGLVKGLATEWAAGDVRVNAIAPGPIRTEMSAEFIRRGVIREQDFLDRVPLRRFGKPEEVAELAHFLGSPLSSYITGTVIPIDGGWTAQGTAD; via the coding sequence ATGGGCGCCGTCGTCGTCACCGGTGCGGCTCGCGGACTCGGCGCCGCCATCGGGGAGCGCTTCGCCCGCGAAGGCTACGAGGTCTTCGGCGTCGACCTGGACGGCGACGCCCTGCGGGAACGGGTCGATGGCTGGCCGGGCACGCACGTGGCCTGCTGCGCGGACATCACCGACGAAGCGGCGGTGGGCGAGGTCTGCGAGCGCGCCGCGGCCGGTGGTCTGCGGGCGTTCGTGGCCAACGCCGGTCACGCCCGCGCGGGCGCGAGCATGGACTACCCGCTGGAGCAGTGGCACAAGATGCTCGATGTGCACCTCACCGGCTTCTTCGTCGGGGCGCGGCAAGCCGCGGCCCGGATGTCCGGCGGCGGGTCGATCGTGGTGCTCTCGTCCATCAACGGCCAGGTCGGTTTCCCCGGCCGCACTGCTTACGGCGCCGCCAAAGCAGGCGTCGCCGGGTTGGTCAAAGGCCTCGCGACCGAGTGGGCGGCCGGCGACGTGCGGGTCAACGCGATCGCGCCCGGCCCGATCCGCACCGAGATGTCCGCCGAGTTCATCCGCCGCGGAGTGATCCGCGAACAGGACTTCCTGGACCGGGTTCCGTTGCGGCGCTTCGGGAAACCCGAAGAGGTCGCCGAGCTGGCGCACTTCCTCGGCAGTCCGCTGTCGTCCTACATCACCGGAACCGTGATCCCCATCGACGGTGGCTGGACCGCCCAGGGCACCGCGGATTGA